A region of the Roseiflexus sp. RS-1 genome:
CTGGTATACGTCTCATCTGGGGATGCAGATCGTGCGTCATATTCCGACCCCCAACGCCACCTATTTCCTGGCAGACTCGGCGCGCATGAGCGTGATCGAGATCTATCATAATCCTGCCGCGCCTGTGCCCGACTACGCCGCCTTCTCGCCGCTGGCGCTGCACCTGGCGTTCAGCACCAGCGATATGGAAGCCGATATTGCCCGTCTGGTCGCCGCAGGCGCGACGCACGTCGCACCCATTGATGTAACGCCTGCTGGAGATCGGCTCACGTTTCTGCGTGATCCGTGGCAGATCGCGATCCAGCTTGCGCAACGGAAGACGCCGCTCTTGCAACCAGCGTCCTGACAGTCACACCGGTAACGATTGTCGATGCCACGACGACACCTGCACAAACGGCAACGTCTGCCACCAACCGAGGGTGGGTGCGAGCATGAGTTGTCAGGCGGCCGTCCGCCGCCCCGCCCGATGCTCATGGAGATTGAAAATTATAGCAGTTCTCACAAAGATTGGTCTTGTTGGGCAGGGTTGCACCCGCCATCGAAAGCAGACGCCTTGTGTGCCATCCCTTCGCGTGCTCCGCGTCTCTGTGCATCAGACCGGCTCACGCGGAGTAACTGTGTTGCTTGTCAAGGGGCGCTCGTATGCACAGCCGGATCCCAGGGCTTTTGCTGACGCAATATTGCGCCGAGAATAGTCAGCAGCTTGCGCATCGCAGCGACGATGGCGACCTTGCGCGGCTTGCCAGCTTGACACAGGCGCTGATAGAAGGCGCGCCTGACCAGACGGCGCCGCGTGGCCGCCAGGGTCGCCATGTACAACACGCTGCGCACATCCCTCCTGCCGCCGGAGATATGCCGGGGTTTGTGCTGTGCGCCGCTCTGATTGGCATACGGCGCAACGCCCACAACGGCCGCCGCTTCCGTGCGCTTGATGGTCCCCAGTTCGGGCAGGCGGAGCAGCAGGTTCAGTGCGGTGATCGCGCCGATGCCGGGCACGCTGTCGCGCAGCTCCCGTTTCCGGCGCACCTCGTCGGTGCGCTCCGCCTCGTTGTCGCGTTCCTGCTCAAGCGCACGGATCTCCTGATCCAGCCAATCAATATGCTTCTGGATGCCCGGGCGGAGGTTCGGCGCGGCAGCCGTCAACCGATTGATCTCAGCCGTCCGCATCTGAATCACCTGCTCCCGCCGGACCAGCAGGTCGCGCAAGGATGCGCGCTGCTCGTCCGTCGCTTGGTGGTGCGGCGGGCGCACCCGTTCGGCAAAGCGGGCGAGCAACCGGGCATCCAGGCGGTCGGTCTTCGCCTGGCGTCCTTCCGCGTGCGCCAGGGCGCGCACGCGGCGTGGCTGCACCCGCGCCGTCGGCACGCCAGCCTGGAGCAGTTGGGCGAACACCATGCGCTCCAGCCCGCCGGTCGCCTCCAGCACAATCAGGGTCGGCTGCAGGCGCTGGAGTCGCGTGACCAGGAGCTGGACACCTTCGTCGGTATACGGTATCGTCTCGAGTGGCGCGTGCGGGTCGGCGCCAAACGCCACATCCAGCGTCTGTTTGGAGACATCAATGCCGATAAAGAGCGACTCACGGGAAGCCATACACAGAACCTCCTGAGGAAAACGGCGCCAGCCTTGCTAGCATATGCGGGTTTGAGGGCCCAGATAACTGTTCGGCTTGGTCGCGTTGAAGGACACGGCTACCCAACACTCCGCGGCGATCTCGTGAACCTGGCGCAGAACGGTATACCGTGTCCCGTTAGATTATACTAGGCGCAGAGGCGCGGAGAGCGCGCGCAGGTCTTGCAAGGTCTGTCAGACGGGGCTGCACCCGTCGCTGGAAACGAGCGCTTCACGCGCCGCCTCGAGGCGGCGCCGTGGGGGGCACGGCATGCCGTGCCCCCACACCCGTCGCTGGAAGTGGGCGCCTCGCGCAACGCGGCAGACCCGGACGAGGGTCAACGTATTTGAGAACTGCTATAAATCCGCTATACTGCGCTAGCCGTGGGGCTGAAGCCCTCGGCTAACCAGGGCAAAGCCCGCCTGCGCGGGCTATACCGGATTATTTATTCAAAGACCATAAGCGTCGGGCTGCGCGCACGAAGGGCGCTGCCGCACCCGCGCTGGCGCGTGCGGATGCTCCGCGCCAGCCCCGCGCCAGCGGGGCTTCGTGCGCGCAGCGCGGGCGTTCACGTCCGCGCGGGCGTTGCGCGCCCTCGTGCATGCGCATGCTGCGGAACCAACCGCGCCGCCCCGCCCGACACTGAACCGGCGGGCCGGGCGAACGACGGGCGCCGCCCCGCCCGACACTGAACCGGCGGGCTGGGCGAACGACGGGCGCCGCCCCGCCCGCACGCCGGGGGATACGCATGCGGAGCGCTCACCTTCTTGTCAATGCATGACTGCTCCCACCGAGGGTTTTGCGCGCCGGGCGCTGGCGTTGCGTGCCATGCTGTGCGACGACAGCGCCAGCGCAGGCGATCAGGCGCTCAAATTGCTCGAAGAGTATCTCGAACGCCTGACGTACCGCTACGGCTATGTCGGCGATGGAAGCCTGGGGCGCTATGCAAACTTTCTCCGCGGACGAGACGCGCTCGATGAAGACCTTATCGAGCGCATCGACGCTTATACGCAGGTGCGCAACTGTCTGGCGCATTCCTGCGGGTTGCAGACCTCTCTCGATCTGGTTGCCGGGCTGATCGAGTTCATCGAGTTCCTCCTCAAGCGCAGCGCTCCAACCGCCGAAGAGTTGATGACGCGCGCCGTTCGCACTATCGATCAGACGGAGTCGCTGGCGCATGACCTGCTGATTCGCAGCGGCTATGGACGGTTGCCGGTGTTGAGCGATGATCGCCGGATTGTCGGATTGTTGACGGAGCGCGATCTTGTGGCGACACAGGCGCTTGCTGAGCGGGCGAATCGGCGTTTCGCCGATCTGACGGTTGCCGATGTATTGCCGCCAGACGCTCTTGATCGCGTGGTGTGCATTGCGCCAGACACGCCGCGTGAGGATGTGGCGGAAGCGTTGACGCGCAGCGGGGTGATTGCGTGTCCGGTCACGCCGGGCGGTTTGCCCGATAAAGCGCCGCCCGGCATCATCACCCATGCAGATGTGCTCTATCGGATGCAGGGATGCTCGCGGGGAAGGGAACCCAGGAGTCGCGTTCGGCGTCGTAGCCGTACCGCAGCGTAACCTGCTGTTGTTCGGAGACGGCGCGCAGGTTGAAGGTGAACGGCACGATGAAGAGGGTCATGTTCGTCTGATCGAAACTGATCCGGCGCACACGCGGATCGGCAAACGTCGTCACCTGCTCGTCGAGAGTCAGATCGATGCGAAACTCGCCGGTGGCGTGACCGGCGGCGTCCAGTTCAACCGAGCCAACGTCGGCGCTGCGCGCCAGCCCGACGTACAGACGCTTCCCTGTACGCCCCTGAAACACTGCCAGCCCGATGGCATCGATGCCGATCACCTCATCACTGATCTCCCTGCTCGCCAGGTCGATCCGCACGATCCGCCCCTCTTCCGACTGCCGGGTCGAACCGGCGACCGTGCTGACATAGAGCGCGTGGGTGTCGCAGTCGTATGTCATTCCCAGTATCCCGAACGGATTATCGCTCGAACCGGCTGGCGCGCCCGGCAGGGTGACGAACGGCTGCAATTCTGCCGTGTCGCTATCGATCCGGTAAATCACATTCAGGCTTCCCGGCGGGTTGTCACTCACGGCGGTGCGTGGCACGGCAGCGGTATAGATATGCCCATCGCGGTCGATGACGAATGGTCCAAGCGTTCCGGCATCGTCCCATGACGGCTCCTGATGAATGTCGCGCAGCGCAGGATCGGCAGTGACCGGCACGCGCCCGTCGAAGATCACCAGACCGCGGTACAGGCGCTCACTGGTGCTGATGCCGAGGCGGTCGGCATACCCCAATCGTGCGGCGAAACGCGGAATACTGCGACAACCGGTGACGCCGCCGATGACCCCGGAAGATTGCGTCGGCGCCTGCGATGCCTGTTCCGCGCGGCGCGTCATCCACCACCCCGCGCCTGCTACTGCCAGCAGCACGATGACCCCCACCGCCAGCAACAGGAATCCGCGAGTAGCATTCGGTGGTGCAGATGCGGTCGTGCGGCGCCTTCGCAATGTCGCCGTCTGACGCCGTTTCCCCATCAGTTGCCTCCGATTGGTACGAACAGTGGACCGGCGGCGCAGGGCCAGACACGGGGCACAAAAACGCCATCTTGCAGGATCGAGTCGGCCCAACAGTATTCGGCGCCAGGGGTGTCCGAGTTTTTCAACTGCGGGACGTACCAGATGACCAGCGGTGCATACTCCAGCGACTCCGGCGGTGTCAGGAAGCGCTCCGGTCCCTGACGTTCATCGGTATTGCAACAATCGCCAAGCGTTGGCAGATCGCTCTCCCCCTCGTCGCGCTCAACGTCGCCGCGCACAGCATAGAGATAGGCGTTGTCGCCGCGTCCGCCATCGTTGAACTGACCACGCCCCGGTGCAATATACCATCCGTGTCGGCTGACGTTCGTCACCCGATACTGATACCCCTCCGGCGTATACGCGGTCGTATCACGCTGCACCTGCCATCCCTCGGTCTTCCAGTCCCGCCAGCCAGCGCCGGTCCATTCGGCGAAGGTATATCGGTCTTCCGCCAGTGCAATCCGCATAACCGGACGATACATGCCATCATTGCCGCAACCGCGTCCTTCGCTCACGAATACGATGCGAAAACTGCCATCCTGGTAGAACTCATAGCGTTGACGGTACGCATAGTTGCATGGCGTGGGCCAGAACTCGCTGCGGAAGCGTTGCACCAGTGCAAACCCGTCAACGCCATTTGCCGCACGGATCGGCTCGATCTGAGGTCCATCCCATGCCACCACTGCAGCTGCCGAAAATGCCGGACATCCGAGTGCATCGCTGTAGCCAAACCCTTCCTGTTGCGAATAACTGATGTGGACATCGACCAGTTTGGCGCTACGGAGCACCGGACGATCATTGAAGCGCACATCTTCGATGCGCAACCCGTCGGTACTGGTCAGCAGATAATGGAGCGACCACCCATCGCGGCGCACATCGGTCGCCCGATCACAGTACTGCGCCGTCACCACGTCGTCCTGCAACCGCTGCTCGGTGACCGGACGACGACTCGATACACCCAGGTCGGTCCAGCGCAGACCGACAATTGTGTAATCGACCAGATCGACGATCACCCACAGCGCCCGTTCGCCCCAGACAAAGATCGGCGCCGTACACAGGTGACGGGATCGTTCGCAGACGGTCGCCTGGAACTGCACTTTCATCTGCGGTTGCTGGATCATCTGCTGATCGGGAGGCAACCCCAGTTCTGCGCGCACTTCGGGCGCTGCCAGCGCAATCTGCGCCGCCAGATCCAGCAGATGGCGCGGCACAATTGTCGGTTGTGTATCATCGAGCGATGTGACGCGATGGACTCGCCCCGCCTGCGGATCGACAACCGCAAGCACCGTGCGATCGCGCGCGTAGTCGTACAGTTCGACCCGGTAGCACGTCCGGTTACGACAGACATCCCCCGCCAGCGCATCATCCGCCGGACCGAGCGGATAGATGCCGAAGACCTCGGATCGCACCAGGCGTCCATCCGCCGTCGCCAGCGCCTGACGCACGCGCTCATCGGCGACGGCTATCCGCCAGGCTGCCTGCTGTGCTGCGTCGAGTCCATCGAGCAGCATCAGTGGTTCAGCGCGCGCCAGCGCCTGCTCAACCTGCGCGCGACGTTCTGCCAGCAATGGCGCCGCTGACGGCGGCGGCGTGGCGCGAGGCGCAAGACGCCCCGGATCGGCTGGCGGCGTCATCGGGCGGACAATCGGCGTGCGTTGGGGTACAGATGTGGGTGGAGGTGACGCTGCAGGTTGACCACAGGCAATCAGAAAGATCAGAAAGATGATCGTCAAGACACGCTTCATGGGCGCCCCGTGCATACGCAGGAACAAGCGGTATCACCGGTTCATAGTACCACGAGTCGTCTGGCTCTGGCGAATGGAACCGGCGGAGTAAGAGCCTATCCGAAGAACCCGGCGGCGCGCACGGCGATCACGCCGCAGGCGAAAAGGTTCCAGTGGTTCGGATAGGCGCTGAGCACACCGGGTTGCATGACGGTTTCGCGTGGCGGAACGACGAACCTGGTGCGACAGGGTGGTTCCGCT
Encoded here:
- a CDS encoding VOC family protein, whose protein sequence is MRLEHIALNVADPDAMARWYTSHLGMQIVRHIPTPNATYFLADSARMSVIEIYHNPAAPVPDYAAFSPLALHLAFSTSDMEADIARLVAAGATHVAPIDVTPAGDRLTFLRDPWQIAIQLAQRKTPLLQPAS
- a CDS encoding IS110 family transposase; translation: MASRESLFIGIDVSKQTLDVAFGADPHAPLETIPYTDEGVQLLVTRLQRLQPTLIVLEATGGLERMVFAQLLQAGVPTARVQPRRVRALAHAEGRQAKTDRLDARLLARFAERVRPPHHQATDEQRASLRDLLVRREQVIQMRTAEINRLTAAAPNLRPGIQKHIDWLDQEIRALEQERDNEAERTDEVRRKRELRDSVPGIGAITALNLLLRLPELGTIKRTEAAAVVGVAPYANQSGAQHKPRHISGGRRDVRSVLYMATLAATRRRLVRRAFYQRLCQAGKPRKVAIVAAMRKLLTILGAILRQQKPWDPAVHTSAP
- a CDS encoding CBS domain-containing protein, which translates into the protein MTAPTEGFARRALALRAMLCDDSASAGDQALKLLEEYLERLTYRYGYVGDGSLGRYANFLRGRDALDEDLIERIDAYTQVRNCLAHSCGLQTSLDLVAGLIEFIEFLLKRSAPTAEELMTRAVRTIDQTESLAHDLLIRSGYGRLPVLSDDRRIVGLLTERDLVATQALAERANRRFADLTVADVLPPDALDRVVCIAPDTPREDVAEALTRSGVIACPVTPGGLPDKAPPGIITHADVLYRMQGCSRGREPRSRVRRRSRTAA